In the Pseudonocardia cypriaca genome, one interval contains:
- a CDS encoding bifunctional glycosyltransferase family 2/GtrA family protein, which yields MSVDTALRPPRHGRSERTVLDIVVPVFNEEVDLEPSVRRLHEHLSGQFPYPFRITIADNASTDATPRIAMRLAAELPYVTALRLPEKGRGRALRAAWSASDAQVLAYCDVDLSTDLAALLPLVAPLISGHSDLAIGTRLARSSRVVRGAKREFISRSYNLLLRGTLGAGFSDAQCGFKAIRADVAHRLLPLVEDTGWFFDTELLVLAERSGLRIHEVPVDWVDDPDSRVDIVATAVADLKGIARLGRALTTGRLPLAELRGQLGRNPDPVPGVPTGLPGQLVRFAAIGVASTLAYALLFLLLRDPVGAYAANLLALVITAVGNTAANRRLTFGVRGSAGAATHQLQGLIVFALGLALTSGALAALHTWLPAASQAVELLVLIVANAVATLLRFVAYRSWIFRTHAARPAAPARQETSA from the coding sequence ATGAGCGTCGACACCGCACTCCGGCCTCCCCGGCACGGACGGTCCGAGCGCACCGTGCTCGACATCGTCGTGCCCGTCTTCAACGAGGAGGTGGACCTCGAGCCGTCGGTGCGCCGGCTGCACGAGCACCTGTCCGGGCAGTTCCCCTACCCGTTCCGCATCACGATCGCGGACAACGCGAGCACCGACGCCACGCCGCGGATCGCGATGCGGCTGGCCGCGGAGCTCCCGTACGTCACCGCGCTCCGGCTGCCGGAGAAGGGCCGCGGCCGGGCGTTGCGGGCCGCCTGGTCGGCGTCGGACGCGCAGGTGCTCGCCTACTGCGACGTGGACCTGTCCACCGACCTGGCCGCCCTGCTCCCCCTCGTCGCACCGCTGATCTCCGGGCACTCCGACCTCGCGATCGGCACGCGGCTCGCGCGGAGCTCCCGGGTGGTGCGCGGCGCCAAGCGGGAGTTCATCTCCCGCTCCTACAACCTGCTCCTGCGCGGCACGCTGGGCGCGGGTTTCTCGGACGCGCAGTGCGGGTTCAAGGCGATCCGCGCCGACGTCGCCCATCGGCTGCTCCCGCTGGTGGAGGACACCGGCTGGTTCTTCGACACCGAGCTGCTCGTGCTCGCCGAGCGGAGCGGTCTGCGCATCCACGAGGTGCCCGTCGACTGGGTCGACGACCCGGACAGCCGCGTCGACATCGTCGCCACCGCCGTCGCCGACCTCAAGGGCATCGCCCGGCTCGGGCGCGCACTGACGACCGGGCGGCTGCCGCTCGCCGAGCTGCGCGGACAGCTCGGTCGCAACCCCGATCCCGTACCCGGGGTGCCCACCGGTCTCCCCGGCCAGCTCGTGCGGTTCGCCGCCATCGGGGTGGCGAGCACCCTCGCGTACGCCCTGCTTTTCCTGCTCCTGCGGGATCCGGTCGGGGCATACGCGGCCAACCTGCTCGCACTCGTCATCACGGCGGTCGGCAACACCGCGGCCAACCGCCGCCTCACGTTCGGCGTGCGCGGCTCGGCAGGCGCCGCCACCCACCAGCTGCAAGGGCTGATCGTCTTCGCGCTGGGTCTCGCGCTCACCAGCGGCGCCCTCGCCGCGCTGCACACGTGGCTGCCCGCCGCGAGCCAGGCCGTCGAGCTGCTGGTGCTGATCGTCGCGAACGCGGTGGCGACGCTGCTGCGGTTCGTCGCGTACCGCTCCTGGATCTTCCGCACGCACGCCGCTCGCCCGGCCGCACCGGCCCGTCAGGAGACCTCGGCATGA
- a CDS encoding ABC transporter permease has protein sequence MPRIELGAAVDAFISWLLRTVPGVFDAISAVMTVLVDALTAVLSDPPFLVWVAVFALAALLARGVGFAVFTALAFLLVASLDLWQETMETLAVVLVAAVIATIIGVPLGIWAARRRGASVVLRPVLDFMQTTPVFVYLIPAVFFFGIGVVPGVVATTIFAIPPAVRLTELGIRGVDPEVVEAAHAFGAHPRQILREVQLPMALPSIMAGINQVIMLALSMVVVAGLAGAGGLGTVVTSAVTQLDVAGGFEGGLAVVILAIFLDRLTAALAQQPSHGLWARARRSRSAEAAPAR, from the coding sequence ATGCCCCGCATCGAGCTCGGCGCCGCCGTCGACGCCTTCATCAGCTGGTTGCTGCGCACGGTGCCGGGTGTGTTCGACGCGATCAGCGCGGTCATGACCGTGCTCGTCGACGCGCTCACCGCGGTGCTCTCCGACCCCCCGTTCCTCGTCTGGGTCGCCGTGTTCGCGCTCGCCGCGCTACTCGCCCGCGGCGTCGGGTTCGCCGTGTTCACCGCGCTCGCGTTCCTGCTCGTCGCCTCGCTCGACCTGTGGCAGGAGACGATGGAGACGCTCGCAGTCGTCCTGGTCGCCGCTGTGATCGCCACGATCATCGGGGTCCCGCTGGGCATCTGGGCCGCCCGACGACGGGGCGCGAGCGTGGTGCTGCGCCCCGTGCTCGACTTCATGCAGACCACCCCGGTGTTCGTGTACCTCATCCCGGCGGTGTTCTTCTTCGGCATCGGGGTGGTGCCCGGCGTCGTCGCCACGACGATCTTCGCGATCCCCCCGGCCGTCCGGCTCACCGAGCTGGGGATCCGCGGGGTCGACCCGGAGGTCGTGGAGGCTGCGCACGCCTTCGGCGCCCACCCGCGCCAGATCCTGCGCGAGGTCCAGCTCCCGATGGCGCTCCCCTCGATCATGGCCGGGATCAACCAGGTGATCATGCTGGCGCTCTCGATGGTGGTCGTCGCCGGGCTCGCCGGCGCCGGTGGCCTGGGCACGGTCGTCACCAGCGCGGTCACGCAGCTCGACGTGGCCGGCGGCTTCGAGGGCGGCCTGGCCGTCGTGATCCTCGCGATCTTCCTCGACCGCCTGACCGCCGCGCTCGCGCAGCAGCCCAGCCACGGGTTGTGGGCAAGGGCCCGCCGCAGCAGGAGCGCCGAGGCTGCTCCGGCCCGGTGA
- a CDS encoding quaternary amine ABC transporter ATP-binding protein produces the protein MAGELNEGAPAIRCRNLTKVFGSGSAVRGALALAADGVERAEIQQRTGATVAVRDVSFSVAPGELFVVMGLSGSGKSTLVRLINRLIEPSGGSIQVDGRELGGLRDAELRELRNRRMSMVFQHFALLPHRTVLQNAGYGLQIRRDGDWRERAQWALDQVGLGDRGDAFPGQLSGGMKQRVGLARALAADTDVLLMDEPFSALDPLIRRDMQALLLRLQQELRKTIVFITHDLNEAMRLGDRILLLKDGRLVQLGTGPEILAAPADDYVADFVSDVDRSRVLTAEDVLRAPRVVARLQDRPSEVLARLGAAEATGAYVLGDEQQILGVVGDDWLAHAAAVGRDVIDGDGLSSEYATTRPDTPLIDILGRLGRHTVPLAVVDEGHRLLGVVPRAAVLASLAAVPTRS, from the coding sequence ATGGCTGGCGAGCTGAACGAGGGCGCGCCCGCGATCCGCTGCCGCAACCTCACGAAGGTCTTCGGCAGCGGGTCGGCGGTCCGCGGCGCGCTCGCGTTGGCCGCTGACGGCGTCGAGCGGGCCGAGATCCAGCAGCGGACCGGCGCAACGGTGGCCGTGCGCGACGTGTCGTTCTCGGTGGCGCCCGGCGAGCTCTTCGTCGTGATGGGGCTCTCCGGTTCCGGCAAGTCGACACTGGTGCGCCTGATCAACCGGCTGATCGAGCCCAGCGGCGGCTCGATCCAGGTCGACGGCCGCGAGCTCGGCGGACTGCGCGACGCCGAGCTCCGCGAGCTGCGCAACCGCCGGATGAGCATGGTGTTCCAGCACTTCGCGCTGCTCCCGCACCGCACGGTGCTGCAGAACGCCGGCTACGGGCTGCAGATCCGCCGCGACGGCGACTGGCGGGAACGGGCGCAGTGGGCGCTGGACCAGGTGGGGTTGGGCGACCGCGGCGACGCATTTCCCGGGCAGCTCTCCGGTGGCATGAAGCAGCGCGTGGGGCTGGCGAGGGCGCTCGCAGCCGACACCGACGTGCTGCTGATGGACGAGCCGTTCTCCGCGCTCGACCCGCTCATCCGCCGCGACATGCAGGCCCTCCTCCTGCGCCTGCAGCAGGAGCTGCGCAAGACGATCGTCTTCATCACCCACGACCTCAACGAGGCGATGCGGCTCGGCGACCGGATCCTGCTGCTCAAGGACGGGCGGCTGGTGCAGCTCGGGACCGGCCCGGAGATCCTCGCCGCGCCCGCCGACGACTACGTCGCCGACTTCGTCTCCGATGTCGACCGCAGCCGGGTGCTCACCGCGGAGGACGTGCTGCGCGCGCCGCGCGTGGTGGCCCGCCTGCAGGACCGGCCCAGCGAAGTTCTCGCCAGGCTCGGCGCCGCGGAGGCGACCGGCGCGTACGTCCTCGGCGACGAGCAGCAGATCCTCGGCGTGGTGGGCGACGACTGGCTCGCCCACGCCGCCGCGGTCGGCCGCGATGTGATCGACGGGGACGGCCTCAGCAGCGAGTACGCCACGACGCGACCCGACACCCCGCTCATCGACATCCTCGGCCGCCTCGGCCGGCACACCGTGCCCCTTGCGGTGGTGGACGAGGGGCACCGGCTGCTCGGCGTGGTGCCCCGCGCCGCAGTGCTCGCATCCCTCGCCGCCGTCCCCACCCGGAGCTGA
- a CDS encoding glycine betaine ABC transporter substrate-binding protein, producing the protein MLSSPGRRARAAIGAVLAVAALLTACSGRTASTSSGTGITVQAAEFPWSAAKLTNAILAEVAARHPDLGVAGIDTTALGPAPAWAGAQRGDIDLLAEVALPNQQELADKAKDRVTLVHQTYGGAKQGWFVPTYATQPGQPLAGLTSVTQLNDYAAALDGKLVDADPSFITTQQNAKRLAGYGITLQQVTSSEAAQLAELRRAYERQAPILVYLYHPHWVFNEFEMTQLQEPNPFQPDCFTSGSGACAMPDYAAWTAASTRLQQEAPRFYALLQRFELPLPDIEAMLKSIDVDKQPADQVAKQWVEANQSRVQQWLAS; encoded by the coding sequence ATGCTCAGCTCTCCAGGCCGCCGGGCGCGGGCCGCGATCGGCGCGGTGCTCGCCGTCGCCGCCCTCCTCACCGCATGCAGCGGCCGGACCGCCTCGACCAGCTCGGGCACGGGCATCACCGTGCAGGCGGCCGAGTTCCCGTGGAGTGCCGCCAAGCTGACCAACGCGATCCTCGCCGAGGTGGCCGCCCGGCACCCGGACCTCGGCGTCGCCGGGATCGACACCACCGCGCTCGGTCCCGCCCCCGCATGGGCCGGGGCGCAGCGCGGTGACATCGACCTCCTCGCCGAGGTGGCGCTGCCCAACCAGCAGGAGCTCGCCGACAAGGCGAAGGACCGCGTGACGCTGGTCCACCAGACCTACGGTGGGGCGAAGCAGGGCTGGTTCGTCCCGACCTACGCCACGCAGCCGGGCCAGCCGCTCGCCGGGCTGACGAGCGTCACCCAGCTCAACGACTACGCCGCCGCACTTGACGGGAAGCTCGTCGACGCCGACCCGAGCTTCATCACCACGCAGCAGAACGCGAAGCGGCTCGCCGGGTACGGGATCACGCTCCAGCAGGTGACGTCGAGCGAGGCGGCGCAGCTCGCGGAGCTGCGCAGGGCGTACGAGCGGCAGGCGCCGATCCTCGTGTACCTCTACCACCCGCACTGGGTGTTCAACGAGTTCGAGATGACCCAGCTGCAGGAGCCGAACCCCTTCCAGCCCGACTGCTTCACCAGCGGGAGCGGCGCGTGCGCCATGCCCGACTACGCGGCGTGGACCGCGGCCAGCACGCGGCTGCAGCAGGAGGCGCCCAGGTTCTACGCGCTGCTGCAGCGGTTCGAGCTGCCGCTGCCCGACATCGAGGCGATGCTGAAGAGCATCGACGTCGACAAGCAGCCGGCCGACCAGGTCGCGAAGCAGTGGGTCGAGGCGAACCAGTCGCGGGTGCAGCAATGGCTGGCGAGCTGA
- a CDS encoding TauD/TfdA dioxygenase family protein produces the protein MTATLDTAPSPTPEVLDVDPLGPGFGAVVRGVDLAAASDATVAAVRRALTDHKVLFFRDQELDPDSQIALGNRLGRLTASHPVVPGLDEAHAEIYALDSADNGFADVWHTDVTFVRRPPLGSILRAVTLPPSGGDTNWADLELAYASLSPAVRELADQLTAVHDGTREFGYYLAQRRQGEGNLWEGERYRLLEPVEHPVVRVHPETGRRSLFVNPGFTSHLLGVSDAESRHLLDLFYAHITKPEHIVRHRWRLGDVAMWDNRSTVHYANRDYGDQRRVMHRVTLRGDEPIGPGRLETATTR, from the coding sequence ATGACCGCAACGCTCGACACCGCCCCGTCCCCCACCCCCGAGGTCCTCGACGTGGATCCGCTCGGTCCCGGCTTCGGTGCCGTGGTCCGCGGTGTGGACCTCGCCGCCGCGTCGGACGCGACCGTCGCCGCCGTCCGCCGCGCGCTGACCGACCACAAGGTGCTGTTCTTCCGCGACCAGGAGCTCGACCCGGACAGCCAGATCGCGCTCGGCAACCGGCTGGGCCGCCTCACCGCGTCGCACCCGGTGGTGCCGGGGCTGGACGAGGCCCACGCCGAGATCTACGCCCTGGACAGCGCCGACAACGGCTTCGCCGACGTCTGGCACACCGACGTCACGTTCGTCCGTCGCCCGCCGCTCGGGTCGATCCTGCGCGCCGTCACCCTGCCCCCGAGCGGCGGAGACACCAACTGGGCCGACCTCGAGCTCGCGTACGCCTCGCTCTCCCCGGCTGTGCGGGAGCTCGCCGACCAGCTCACCGCCGTGCACGACGGCACCCGCGAGTTCGGCTACTACCTCGCTCAGCGCCGCCAGGGCGAGGGCAACCTGTGGGAGGGCGAGCGGTACCGGCTGCTCGAGCCGGTCGAGCACCCGGTCGTGCGGGTGCACCCGGAGACCGGTCGCCGCTCGCTCTTCGTTAACCCCGGTTTCACCAGCCATCTCCTCGGCGTCTCCGACGCGGAGAGCCGCCACCTGCTGGACCTGTTCTACGCCCACATCACCAAGCCCGAGCACATCGTCCGGCACCGCTGGCGGCTCGGGGACGTCGCGATGTGGGACAACCGCTCGACCGTTCACTACGCGAACCGCGACTACGGCGACCAGCGGCGGGTGATGCACCGCGTGACGCTGCGGGGCGACGAGCCGATCGGCCCCGGCCGTCTCGAAACGGCAACGACGCGCTGA
- a CDS encoding siderophore-interacting protein, translating into MSTTAPRLLQVRRSERITPRMIRVTLGGDELAGFGGEGPDRRIKMFFPVAGQERPAVPRATSGGPVWPAGEPRPAIRTYTVRRFDSGAGELDVDFVLHEGHGPAAAWARDARPGAWVGVSEPGGRYEPDPAADFHVVIGDETALPAVATVLAALPGEVPALAFLEVADAEEEQELPGSARVQWVHRGAAEPGEPLAAAVRAAAFPAGSGQAWLSGESACVRDLRKHLLDERGLDRRRVYATGYWRAR; encoded by the coding sequence GTGAGTACGACCGCACCCCGGCTGCTGCAGGTCCGGCGCAGCGAGCGGATCACCCCGCGCATGATCCGCGTGACGCTCGGCGGTGACGAGCTCGCCGGCTTCGGCGGCGAGGGCCCGGACCGCCGGATCAAGATGTTCTTCCCGGTGGCGGGCCAGGAGCGGCCCGCCGTGCCGCGGGCGACCTCGGGCGGACCGGTGTGGCCGGCGGGCGAGCCGCGTCCCGCGATCCGCACGTACACGGTCCGCCGCTTCGACTCCGGCGCGGGCGAGCTCGACGTCGACTTCGTGCTGCACGAGGGCCACGGCCCCGCGGCCGCCTGGGCCCGCGACGCGCGGCCCGGTGCGTGGGTGGGGGTGTCCGAGCCGGGCGGTCGCTACGAGCCGGACCCGGCCGCCGACTTCCACGTCGTGATCGGTGACGAGACCGCGCTCCCCGCCGTCGCCACGGTGCTCGCCGCCCTGCCGGGCGAGGTGCCGGCGCTGGCGTTCCTCGAGGTCGCCGACGCCGAGGAGGAGCAGGAGCTGCCCGGCTCGGCGCGGGTGCAGTGGGTGCACCGGGGTGCCGCCGAGCCGGGCGAGCCGCTGGCCGCGGCCGTGCGGGCCGCGGCCTTCCCGGCGGGGAGCGGACAGGCCTGGCTGTCGGGCGAGTCGGCCTGCGTGCGCGACCTGCGCAAGCACCTGCTCGACGAGCGCGGGCTCGACCGCAGGCGGGTCTACGCCACGGGCTACTGGCGGGCCCGCTAG
- a CDS encoding TetR/AcrR family transcriptional regulator: MDTRPVRRRVGRAERERQILDAAIAVFGERGYQSASMDQVAERVGVTKPVLYTHFGSKHGLLLACIARARAELLEVTSAAAASAATPEEMLRRGTLAFFDYLERQAPEWTILYGESAVAGEAIEEIRAQQTDFIATLLAAQAPGTDPQRLTGWAQVIVGACERLALWRARAGITSEEATGYLMDLVWTGLSGGAAGPANPPEQGRDNPSQ, from the coding sequence GTGGACACCCGCCCCGTTCGGCGCCGCGTCGGCCGCGCCGAGCGCGAGCGCCAGATCCTCGACGCCGCAATCGCCGTGTTCGGCGAGCGCGGCTACCAGAGTGCCTCCATGGACCAGGTGGCCGAGCGCGTGGGGGTCACGAAGCCGGTCCTCTACACGCACTTCGGCTCCAAGCACGGGCTGCTGCTGGCCTGCATCGCGCGGGCGCGGGCGGAGCTGCTGGAGGTCACGTCGGCCGCGGCGGCGTCGGCGGCCACTCCGGAGGAGATGCTGCGGCGGGGCACGCTCGCGTTCTTCGACTACCTGGAGCGCCAGGCCCCGGAGTGGACGATCCTGTACGGCGAGTCCGCGGTGGCGGGCGAGGCGATCGAGGAGATCCGCGCCCAGCAGACCGACTTCATCGCCACCCTGCTCGCCGCCCAGGCCCCCGGCACCGACCCGCAGCGGCTCACCGGCTGGGCCCAGGTCATCGTGGGAGCGTGCGAGCGGCTGGCGCTGTGGCGCGCCCGCGCCGGCATCACGAGCGAGGAGGCCACCGGCTACCTCATGGACCTCGTCTGGACCGGCCTCTCCGGCGGCGCGGCCGGTCCCGCGAACCCGCCGGAGCAGGGCCGGGACAATCCATCGCAGTGA